In Pseudoalteromonas piratica, the genomic stretch CACTGTGTGTGGTTGCTGTTATTGAGACCGCACTAGCCCGAACTAAGGTTCCATCGGTTGCCAAAATAGTCTCTTTATCATCAACCAGCTGCATTTCACCCTGATAGACGTAAACCATTGTTTCATTATTCGTTTGGTAAGTTTCGCCGGTTTTAAGTTTTACAATGTGCATGTGTGTTGAACTATCAAAGGTTAAATCTTGTGATGCTTCGCCACCGTAAATGTGTGTTACACCTAAATTACTGTGAGTGTAATGTTTATAATCTGCAGGTCGGCCTAATTCTTCAGGCAAAGCCCAAATTTGTAATAATCGATTTTGGTTTTTATTTGGATTGATTTCATTATGTGAAAACCCTTCGCCACCTGCGCGCTGAACTTGAGTTTCACCTGCTTTTAAACTTTTACCATGTTCGAGCGACCCTTCATGTGTTACTTCTCCGTCTAACATTACCGTAATAACATCGATTTCCTTATGTGGATGCATTGTTGTCTCTCCCAATGGGTTAAACTTTGCATCGGCTAAATACACAAATTGCCCTAATCCTTCAAAGGTGTTCATTGATTTTCTATTGCCAAATAATCGTGAATCAGTCACTAAACGGTGCTCAATTAAGCCTGCAAATCCACCTAGTGGTAGTGAATCTCGAGTAAGTACTTTCATGGTATTTCCTTGTTATCGGTTTAATCTTTCAATGTGGAAATATTAGGACGTTTTTATTGTTCAATAAATATCGAATATTGATTAAGATAAATCCATAATTAACAACAATGAAAGCGTATGCAAGATCTCAATGATATGATGGTATTTCTAGCAGTCGTGGAAACAGGCAGTTTTACACTTGCTGCGGAACGTTTAGCAATGCCAAAAGCGAATATCAGTAGGAAAGTAACAAAGCTTGAAACCACACTCGGTGTTACGCTACTTGAAAGAACCACAAGAAGACAAAAATTGACCGAAGCAGGCAGGCAATATATCACCCATTGCAAGCGTATTTATGATGAAGCAGAACTTGCAAAATCAGTGGTTGATAACGCACGCAATTCAATTTCAGGTTCAATAAAGCTCGGGTGTTCTGTATCAATTGGCCAAGAAATTCTAAAACCTAGCATTGCTACATTCTTAGCACAGTTTCCAGAGGTGTCGTTGCAACTGAACCTGACAAATCAACGCGTTGATTTGATAGAAGGTGGTTTTGATATGTTAATTCGAATTGGCAAGCTAGAAGATTCAAGCTTGATTGCAAAAAAGCTAGGTTGTGCGACACGAGGGCTATATGCGAGCCCGGAGTATATTGCTGCATTAGCAACGAAACCAAGTCTCGACAATTTGAGTCAGTTAGACTGGCTAGTAATGAGTAATAGTGTAAGTGCACAGGGCATTACGCTTTTTAATGAAGAACAAAAGCGTGCCATTTCATTCGATGCAAAATTAATTGCAGATGATTTTAGTGTGGTTAAGCAAGCAACGATTGACGGGCTTGGTGTTACTGCATTGCCAAATTACATGTGCCAAGATCAATTAGCTGCTGGTGAACTAATAAAAGTGTTACCTAATTGGCAACTTACACCCTCAAATATGTATGCACTTTACGCTAAAAACCGTACTAACTTACCTAAAATCAAAGCGTTATTGGATTTCTTAGATGCTGTATTTAATCAAAAATTAGCATGCTAATGATGTAAAAAGGGAAGCACTTGCTTCCCTTTTGTTACGTTTAAGTAAAGATATTAAACAAATCGGCATTTAACCAAAGGTGAACTAATATACTTGCAGCATACCCAAGCGCAATCACTGGTGCCCATTTTAAATGACCAAAGAAAGTATAATAACCACGTGCTTGACCCATAAGCGCAACACCCGCTGCTGAGCCAATTGATAATAAACTACCGCCTACACCCGCTGTAAGCGTAATCAATAACCATTGACCATGTGATAGTTCAGGTGACATAGCCAGAACAGCAAACATTACAGGAATGTTATCAATTATGGCTGATATTAAGCCCAGTAACACGTTTGCGGTAGTTGCAGACATACCACCATAGAGTGCTTCTGACATTAAGGTTAAGTAACCTAAGAACCCTAAACCACCAACACATACCACAATGCCGTAGAAAAACAGTAAGGTATCCCATTCTGCTCGCGATACTTTTGCAAATACATCAAATGGTACAACGCTGCCCAGTGATTGAAGACGTTTCTGATCACCTTTACTTTCTGCCATCGCTTTTTTGCGAGCCAATGAGCCAGGTAGGGTCATTCTCAGGAAGTAACCAAAGAACTGAAGGTAACCAAGACCCATCATCATGCCAAGTACAGGTGGTAAGTGAAGTAGGCTGTGACACAGTACCGCAGTTGTTACAGTCAGAAGGAATAGACATAAAATGCGAATGGCACCGCGCTTTAGTTCGATATCTTCTTGGGCTGCAGCAGGCTGTTTACGTTCAACAAAGAAACTCATAATCGCTGCTGGTACAATGTAGTTAGCAACAGCCGGTAAGAATAAGGCGAAGAATTCAACAAATTCAACTTTACCCGCTTGCCAAACCATTAAGGTTGTAATATCACCGAACGGACTGAATGCGCCACCGGCATTGGCTGCAACAACAATATTAATACAACATAAGTTAATAAACTTTTTATCACCAGAGGCAACTTTCATTACAACGGCACACATTAAAAGCGCTGTAGTTAAGTTATCGGCGATAGGTGAAATGAAAAATGACAACCAACCAGTGATCCAAAAGAGCGCTGGATAGCTAAAGCCTTTGCGAACCATCCAAGCACGTAATGCATCAAATACACGGCGCTCTTCTAAGGCGTTGATATATGTCATCGCAACTAGGAGGAATAACATAAGCTCGGCAAATTCGAGTAAATTATGCCTAAAAGCAGCTTCGGTAATTGCTGGCAAGTCATTACTGACATAATAACTACCAATTAAAATCCAAATTAAGCCCGCTGCAACTAACACCGGTTTAGATTTGCGCATGTGTAACTTTTCTTCAAGCATTACTAAAGTGTACGCAAGCACAAAAATGGCAATACAAATAAAGCCGATAGTACTTGAAGTTAAGTTAAGCGGTTGACCGAGATCTGTCGATGCAGCCAATAATGAAGAAGGAAACAGCAAGCAGCTGAATAGG encodes the following:
- the nhaD gene encoding sodium:proton antiporter NhaD yields the protein MNNKLYLCLLLFSCLLFPSSLLAASTDLGQPLNLTSSTIGFICIAIFVLAYTLVMLEEKLHMRKSKPVLVAAGLIWILIGSYYVSNDLPAITEAAFRHNLLEFAELMLFLLVAMTYINALEERRVFDALRAWMVRKGFSYPALFWITGWLSFFISPIADNLTTALLMCAVVMKVASGDKKFINLCCINIVVAANAGGAFSPFGDITTLMVWQAGKVEFVEFFALFLPAVANYIVPAAIMSFFVERKQPAAAQEDIELKRGAIRILCLFLLTVTTAVLCHSLLHLPPVLGMMMGLGYLQFFGYFLRMTLPGSLARKKAMAESKGDQKRLQSLGSVVPFDVFAKVSRAEWDTLLFFYGIVVCVGGLGFLGYLTLMSEALYGGMSATTANVLLGLISAIIDNIPVMFAVLAMSPELSHGQWLLITLTAGVGGSLLSIGSAAGVALMGQARGYYTFFGHLKWAPVIALGYAASILVHLWLNADLFNIFT
- a CDS encoding LysR family transcriptional regulator: MQDLNDMMVFLAVVETGSFTLAAERLAMPKANISRKVTKLETTLGVTLLERTTRRQKLTEAGRQYITHCKRIYDEAELAKSVVDNARNSISGSIKLGCSVSIGQEILKPSIATFLAQFPEVSLQLNLTNQRVDLIEGGFDMLIRIGKLEDSSLIAKKLGCATRGLYASPEYIAALATKPSLDNLSQLDWLVMSNSVSAQGITLFNEEQKRAISFDAKLIADDFSVVKQATIDGLGVTALPNYMCQDQLAAGELIKVLPNWQLTPSNMYALYAKNRTNLPKIKALLDFLDAVFNQKLAC
- a CDS encoding pirin family protein; translation: MKVLTRDSLPLGGFAGLIEHRLVTDSRLFGNRKSMNTFEGLGQFVYLADAKFNPLGETTMHPHKEIDVITVMLDGEVTHEGSLEHGKSLKAGETQVQRAGGEGFSHNEINPNKNQNRLLQIWALPEELGRPADYKHYTHSNLGVTHIYGGEASQDLTFDSSTHMHIVKLKTGETYQTNNETMVYVYQGEMQLVDDKETILATDGTLVRASAVSITATTHSECVVITHR